Genomic segment of Streptomyces sp. NA02950:
GGGCCCGGGAACATGACCTTGTAGGGCAGGTCACGCGGGCGGAGGATGTTGTTCTGGAACGACTCCAGGAACGCGCGCTTGGCGGTGGTGGACATGTCGAGTCCGTGGGTCACGCCGTCGCGCTCGATGTAGTCGATCAGTGCGCGTTTCAGCACCGGATTGTTGTGGCCGTAGTTGAGTGACCCGGCACCGGCGAAGAAGTCGAGGTAGGTGTGGCCGTCCTCGTCGTACATGTGGCTGCCCTGGGCGCGGTCGAAGACCGCGGGCCAGCCGCGGCAGTAGCTGCGCACCTCGGACTCCAGGGCCTCGAAGACGCTCAGGGCGGGCGGGGTGATGGTCACAGCATTCTCCTGGGAGATGAGTCTTACGAGGGGGGTGAGGAGGGGGTGATGGGTGGGATGAAGAGTTCAGGGGCCGCGGTCAGGGGCCGCGGTCGGGGCGGGGCCGGATCGACGGTGACCCGGTTCGCCAGGACCGGATCAGGGCCGGTCCGCGAGGGGCCCGATGCGGTACAGCACCTCGGGCTCATGTCCTCCGTCGGGGAACAGTCCGCCGTCGAAGAGCACCTCCCGCTCCACCGGCGCACCGTGCCGTTCGGCGAACGAGGTGAACAGCCGGTTCGAGGCGGTGTTGTCCGGGGTGATCGTGGTCTCGATGCCACGGACTCCCATGCCGGCGACGCGCAGAGTCAGCCCGTCCAGCAGCGTGGCGGCCAGTCCGCGGCCGCGCCAGGCGTGGTCGACGGCGACCTGCCAGACGACGAGCGTCTCGGGGCGCTCGGGGCGGATGTAGCCGGTGATGAAGGCGACCGGTCCGCCCGCGCCGTCGCGGGCCACCACGGAGGTGGCTGCGAAGTCACGGCACCACAGGAGGTAGCTGTAGGAGGAGTTGAGGTCCAGGGTCTTGGAGTCGCGAGCGATTCGCCAGATCGCGGCTCCGTCCTCGACGCGAGGCGTGTCGAGGGTCAGTCCCTCCGGCAAATCCAATTCGCTACGGGCTAGGTCTGCTTGTGCGGCGGTCATGCGAATTAAATTTACCGAGCGGAATCGGAAAATGCATCGTGGGGAGGGGTTACGCGGAGGGGGGTTCATGTGTTATCACGCGGGCACGTGCGTACGCGCGGCGGATCGCTGAAAAGCGTTGATTTGTACGGGAGTTAGTGGGGCGAATCGCCTGACGTGTGGAGTCCGTCACATCTGCGTAACCGGCATGTGACG
This window contains:
- the ectA gene encoding diaminobutyrate acetyltransferase, producing MTAAQADLARSELDLPEGLTLDTPRVEDGAAIWRIARDSKTLDLNSSYSYLLWCRDFAATSVVARDGAGGPVAFITGYIRPERPETLVVWQVAVDHAWRGRGLAATLLDGLTLRVAGMGVRGIETTITPDNTASNRLFTSFAERHGAPVEREVLFDGGLFPDGGHEPEVLYRIGPLADRP